The DNA segment CACTATATATCTAAGTCGtacgtcaaaataaaaacaatcttgcaaaaaaaatcaagaaaatattttttttttacttattatatgaTGGTAGGTTAGACAtaattgagtcaattataggctttgtgtTTTGTTTGCGGGATGAGTTACCAGGAATTTTAACTATactttagaacctttatttgatttaaaagacttatatggctcctttcaaataaaatctgtcaaattCTCAGTCTTTTATTGTGACTAGATTAGGTTCAATTTGAGACTCACCAAAGGgattagaacctttatttgattctaAAGACTTATAATGAACCTGATAAATTAAATCTCTTTTGAGAAGATAGATAATTCATCTAagaattacaaatgtaattcacactaaattttgaaaaaaaacaacattctaGCCTGTTTCTATGTTGACTGCCCACATTTATTTCTGGTTCTGGTACCAAAAATGGATATCGGTATTTCCATACTTTTTGACTAATAATGCTGTTAATGGGAAATTAACTTACGGCGTTCTCAGTTTTAGTTTGGGGGTTGTGTGATTGGTCAGGTGGTTCTTTTATAAAGGCCAATGTTCATTCTtgcctttttatataaaatacaattttttttgagtggAGTGGCCCGCCAAGAAATTTAGGATACATCGTCGATGCCCCATTTTGTTAATTGATGAAATGAACCTGCAAGGGACCGGCCGCATTACAAATATAGTAAAGTACCCATATACCaaacaacactaatatatgccatgtacaagttgtaacttgtataaccAGATTGTACTAGTTGTAACTTTATTACAACTATTCATTATTGATACCTTCacttcattttgatctattcaaattatGCATTTAGAAGTATTATATCAATAAGTAATTATCATTCTCCTCATAGTCCGTAATTACACCattaacaaatgtatatatttcatttttgagagctgcaacttgtacaagtacACGGAATAATAATGATGTATGTACTCACATGACAAGAAGTTGcattaaaatactattatgtACGTTATTAATGGCGAAGATGACTATCGGCCAATCAAGTCAATTGCCGCCCGTCTTTTTCTCCCTTTTCCTCTTCTCTTTTTCCTCTGTTGGCCTCTACTGTCTGCTTCCCCCCcgtatttaaatgttaaattattaaatcgTCTATAATATGactataataatgaaacaatcattttattcttattatttgaagaataaatgtaAAGAAGTTGACAAATTATCATTTCTATTATTTGAAACTACAACAACAAAACCCTGgggttttctttctttctttttctctttctctccttctcttttttcttGTCTTCTTTTGTTGCTCCTCCTTTTGATCAGGGCAGAGCGGctgagtttttattattattatttcttgacGTGCGCACCCCTGCGATTTATTTCGCCGCACcgttttttgtgtgtgtgagtGTATGATGTTCTATGTTGTTACCACATCCCCGTTGAGAATTCTCAgagggatattaaaaaaaatctgcagtCAGTTCGTGGGTTTCAAAGGGGGTGAATAGGAGCAAGCAACAAGGAATATTCGTATAGTAGTTGTTACCCGATCAGATCCACGATAAAATTGTATCATTGAGtactaaattagaaaaaatataaatccctCAGTTTTTTCCAAACTGATATTTGACAACCCGTTTTACTTTGTGTTTGGTTTGGGTGCCCATTGAAAAATGTGCGGAATGCTGACTCCGTACTCGTCATCCACGACTTCAACCACTCCAGGAGGTACTCCCATCAAACTCAGTCCCTCACACGCAGCAGCCGTTGCAGTGGACCATCACTCCCAAATCTATGGCTCTCAAAACGCATATTTATCTCCAGCATCCTCGAATGGAGGGAATCCTCCGTACTCCACTCGAGACTTTCTTCTCCGTCGAGACAACTCTCCACCTATGTCTTCGTCAGCCTACGACACCTCTGTCTTCAACCCCTCAGATCCAATCTTTACGGATTGGCAAATGAACAGTGCAGCTTCTGGAGGAGGCTACTATGGAATGCATCCTCATCACCCCACTCAAGCCCCTCCATTCTTTCGCTATATGCGACATCCCTCAAGTGCTCCCACCATCAAACAAGAAATGACCTGTCTCTGGATCGAGCAGGACTGTCTCCTCAAAAAACCCTGTAATAAAGTCTTTGGATCTCTTCACGAAATTGTCACACACATCACAGTGGAACATGTGGGTGGACCCGAGATCTCGAATCATGCCTGCTATTGGGAGAATTGTGCTCGAGAGGGAAGACCTTTCAAGGCCAAATATAAACTCGTGAATCATATTCGGGTGCATACGGGAGAGAAACCCTTTCCCTGTCCCTTTCCCGGCTGTGGAAAAGTATTTGCTCGCTCCGAGAATCTCAAAATCCACAAAAGAATTCATACAGGTAAGACAAACAAATCCATAAGACAACAAATAGATAGACAATAAGGCAGCTATAATAAAGTACgcttttcataaataaatagaaaatttgtcaaaaacgGTTATAAAACAATTGAAGGAACACACTGAGTTTTTGACATTTACTCCTCGCGTGACCATTATTACCTTTGTGAGCTTTATTATTTGCTTTTACGTTTGTTCGTTCGTTCattctttctttaatttacGCCTTTCCGGCTACTATTTTTTATGGCTCCCCCCCATGCTTTGTTTCTTCAAGACAATGGCTCAGAAAATTGTGGCTTCAAATAGCTGGGTCATAAATCCAAAAACACCCTCAAAAATTGTCAACTGATTGGCGCGTGTGTTCAACTCTACTATTGTTATTATTGTCATTAAACCCACGTTATAATTAAAGCCTTGTGTTGTAATAGGGCTACTGCTCAAGCAACCCTGGCTCATGTCCCTATTTCGTTGTTCtataatgaaatacataacatgGTGCCCCCCAGAGTGTTTCACTtctcatttcttatttttttgatataataaatttactttttcataaaaaaaaatattttttctttttctaatggCTGATGAGCCAAGTTATAACCCTCAAAAGAGGGGGGAAATATGTAAAGCACTGATAGTAGTTAGGTAGGAAGGTAGAAGTCACTAGGTGTCCAGAATGGAATGCCATTCCTTGAAGGATCTTCCATTTCTGGAGAggtattatttctattatttttatttttttttcatttcaactatctttaataatgtagaaatataatttataagatcaTTTTTGTCTCAATATAGAAAATTAGAAGTGAATAATGGTgtgtagatacatatttttgggGGTATAATTAtctcactatatatatatattgaaatctcattaagagatttatttatagaaaatcttattatttttaaattttctctatttctttacttttctcAGGTGAAAAGCCATTTCGATGTGATTTTGAAGGTTGTGATAGACGATTTGCGAACTCCTCTGATCGGAAGAAGCATTCTCATGTCCATACATCTGATAAACCTTACAATTGCAAAGTACGAGGCTGTGACAAATCATACACTCATCCATCGAGTTTACGTAAACATCTCAAGGTAAGCAGCCCTTTTTACAATTAACTTTGTTAGACAACCATGGTTCATTCTGGCTTTTGTTTGTATGTAGGTTCATGGTAAGGACGCTGTCTTTGTCTCGGAATACGATAGTGATGACTCTGCGAGCCAAAGTCAGGCTGACACGACAAGTAGCTCCCTGGACGTAGGCGTCTCGTCATCTCATGTTCAACCGTCTCACATCCTGGGAGGAA comes from the Lepeophtheirus salmonis chromosome 4, UVic_Lsal_1.4, whole genome shotgun sequence genome and includes:
- the LOC121116910 gene encoding uncharacterized protein produces the protein MCGMLTPYSSSTTSTTPGGTPIKLSPSHAAAVAVDHHSQIYGSQNAYLSPASSNGGNPPYSTRDFLLRRDNSPPMSSSAYDTSVFNPSDPIFTDWQMNSAASGGGYYGMHPHHPTQAPPFFRYMRHPSSAPTIKQEMTCLWIEQDCLLKKPCNKVFGSLHEIVTHITVEHVGGPEISNHACYWENCAREGRPFKAKYKLVNHIRVHTGEKPFPCPFPGCGKVFARSENLKIHKRIHTGEKPFRCDFEGCDRRFANSSDRKKHSHVHTSDKPYNCKVRGCDKSYTHPSSLRKHLKVHGKDAVFVSEYDSDDSASQSQADTTSSSLDVGVSSSHVQPSHILGGTGGNNNDMSLPENPPTPCAPLGSGGLSTEVDPLAINQHHFMSYHPHQSSGGGANTPPQHPHFQHHFHHATASPHQSHPGVHAPAHHHYSTVPSPNLDFKPAHISDWYSHHHSVAAVSHHHHHHMMASSGRAAFGGYETTKQGSHQVSAALPTPPSTGHSPLGHHHPHHHYPSHHHPTHIPLLPSSYT